One genomic region from Neisseria weaveri encodes:
- a CDS encoding cell division protein ZapA: MSHERVSVNILHRTFEIGTPSEEKATLLQAVELLNQKIGIIQDSGKVIETEKIIILAALNLVHDLLKNSCHVNNLKDDLASKEFERKIIDIVNVCEQALSQVDN, from the coding sequence ATGAGCCACGAACGAGTTAGCGTTAATATATTGCATCGGACTTTTGAGATCGGTACACCGTCTGAAGAAAAAGCCACATTACTGCAAGCTGTGGAATTATTAAACCAGAAAATCGGCATCATTCAAGACAGCGGTAAAGTGATTGAAACAGAGAAAATCATTATTCTCGCTGCCTTGAATCTTGTGCATGATTTATTGAAGAATTCATGCCATGTAAATAACTTAAAAGATGATTTGGCAAGCAAAGAATTTGAGCGTAAAATAATAGACATAGTAAATGTTTGTGAGCAAGCATTGTCGCAAGTCGATAATTAA